In Malus sylvestris chromosome 15, drMalSylv7.2, whole genome shotgun sequence, a single genomic region encodes these proteins:
- the LOC126605384 gene encoding vicilin-like seed storage protein At2g18540: MRKKEEEEERRRKKRKKKPNMGKLGGRRRKKEEGRRKKEEEGGRRKKKKTSPDSEEEEGEGEGRREKEEEGRRRRRGRKEEEGRRRRRKKKKSCSRSRRRKKKEKEKGEGRRKKKEEGEEGEGRKRKEEGEGGRKKKKLQSEEEEEEEGEGEGRREKDEEGRRRRRGRKKEGGRRRRRKKKKSCSRSRRRKKKKKKKKKKKKKKKKKGKEERGRKKEKEE; this comes from the coding sequence atgaggaagaaggaggaagaagaagaaagaagaagaaaaaaaagaaaaaaaaaaccaaatatgGGCAAattaggaggaagaagaaggaagaaggaagaaggaagaaggaagaaggaggaagaaggaggaagaagaaaaaaaaaaaaaacttccccagattcggaggaagaagaaggagaaggagaagggagaagggagaaggaagaagaaggaagaaggagaagaaggggaaggaaggaagaggaaggaagaaggagaaggaggaagaaaaaaaaaagttgcagtcggagtcggaggaggaagaagaaggagaaggagaagggagaagggagaaggaagaagaaggaagaaggagaagaaggggaaggaagaaagaggaaggaagaaggagaaggaggaagaaaaaaaaaaaagttgcagtcggaggaggaggaggaagaagaaggagaaggagaagggagaagggagaaggatgaagaaggaagaaggagaagaaggggaaggaagaaagagggaggaagaaggagaaggaggaagaaaaaaaaaagttgcagtcggagtcgtcgaaggaagaagaagaagaagaagaagaagaagaagaagaagaagaagaagaagaaggggaaggaagaaagagggaggaagaaggagaaggaggaataa
- the LOC126605021 gene encoding putative F-box protein At1g65770: METKEWSDLPKELWPAIGNRLDNRLDVLRFRSVCKTWRSSVSPFQQPVTPPLPLSFSSPPAGEDGGALQTQPKALLFQIKVYRMESLVGEKPNSSKPWVVKFEESSSGDLRLLHPISNKPLRFSPASNSLKEFNLLDFKMVELQKSYSLQFRNSLNVVTACVNKVVVMDAKKLNDCGIFMICNGGKLGFLRFGDEKWTHVDEQNSHYDDLIVYKGQCYVVDRWGTISWVNSDLNVIQFSPPLCGFGGRKHLVESCGDLFVVDRYLDKCEMERFPEHNVENENVSVFGPNFQAPPHPFASSVDGEAVDFKVYRLDQEWGRWVDVKNLGDQVFILSNDGSFAVSTRDVGRVKGNCILFTDQKLPHLHGIGGSKRCNTRVFMLESGIIRDGHALSAFNKMLHPPSSWLRPVLDFRRHRLAD, from the coding sequence ATGGAGACGAAGGAGTGGTCCGATCTTCCAAAGGAGCTATGGCCGGCAATCGGAAATCGCCTCGACAACCGCCTCGACGTTCTCCGATTTCGCAGCGTCTGCAAGACATGGCGCTCCTCCGTCTCCCCTTTTCAACAACCCGTTACCCCTCCTCTGCCCCTCAGCTTCTCTTCCCCTCCCGCCGGCGAGGATGGCGGAGCTCTGCAGACTCAACCCAAAGCCCTACTCTTTCAAATCAAAGTCTATCGGATGGAATCGCTCGTCGGCGAAAAACCCAATTCGTCAAAACCGTGGGTGGTGAAGTTTGAGGAGTCGAGTTCCGGGGACTTGCGATTGCTGCATCCAATCAGTAACAAGCCACTCAGGTTTTCCCCTGCATCTAACTCTttaaaggaattcaatttgttggACTTTAAGATGGTCGAATTGCAAAAATCGTATAGTCTGCAGTTTAGGAATAGTCTCAATGTTGTTACGGCTTGTGTGAACAAAGTGGTAGTCATGGATGCAAAGAAGTTGAATGATTGTGGTATTTTTATGATTTGCAATGGCGGAAAGTTGGGTTTCTTGAGATTCGGGGATGAGAAATGGACCCATGTGGATGAACAAAACTCACACTATGATGATCTTATTGTGTATAAGGGTCAATGCTATGTTGTTGATAGATGGGGAACAATTTCATGGGTCAATTCTGATTTGAATGTGATCCAATTTTCGCCTCCGTTATGTGGGTTTGGCGGGCGAAAGCATTTGGTTGAGTCTTGTGGCGATCTCTTCGTTGTTGATCGGTACCTTGACAAGTGTGAAATGGAAAGGTTCCCAGAGCACAATGTTGAGAATGAAAATGTTAGTGTTTTTGGCCCTAATTTTCAAGCTCCTCCTCATCCTTTCGCCTCTTCTGTTGACGGCGAGGCTGTTGATTTTAAAGTTTATAGGCTGGATCAAGAATGGGGTAGGTGGGTTGATGTGAAAAACTTGGGAGATCAAGTGTTTATTTTGAGCAATGATGGGTCTTTCGCTGTATCCACCAGAGACGTTGGTAGAGTGAAGGGAAATTGCATTTTATTCACTGATCAAAAGCTTCCTCATTTACACGGAATTGGGGGATCAAAAAGGTGTAACACTCGCGTGTTCATGCTAGAGAGTGGCATCATTCGGGACGGACATGCTTTGTCCGCCTTTAACAAAATGCTCCATCCACCATCCAGTTGGCTCCGCCCTGTTCTTGATTTCCGTCGGCATCGGCTTGCTGACTGA